A stretch of Megalobrama amblycephala isolate DHTTF-2021 linkage group LG14, ASM1881202v1, whole genome shotgun sequence DNA encodes these proteins:
- the LOC125245011 gene encoding uncharacterized protein LOC125245011, protein MMDLETNTVVDVQLVQSNEVGGSYHMEKEGLKRGLDFLDARGVTLDCIVTDRHPQIQKFLRERNVNQFYDVWHVEKGISKQLEKVCKLKGCEKIRKWLHSIKNHIYWTAASSSSGPERVAKWMSMLNHIQNKHTHEDSNFPACLHGTRRSRDTKKWLVAGTLPYLKLEKVLSNKRIVKDVAKLSPHFQTSSIEVFHSVILRFTPKNVVFPFLGMLCRLYLAALHYNENAGRPQATTAAGQPVFKVTFPKAKKGEYRVREVKTQTTFRYVDDLLDLIFDKVFVDPAPYVDDVLRIPIPPALCAEYDRPEKEEAISSRVSRFNQ, encoded by the exons ATGATGGACCTGGAGACAAACACCGTTGTTGATGTACAACTCGTCCAG AGTAATGAAGTTGGAGGAAGTTACCATATGGAAAAGGAAGGTTTGAAGAGAGGTCTTGACTTTTTGGATGCTCGTGGAGTGACTCTGGACTGCATTGTGACTGACCGACATCCGCAAATACAAAAATTCCTCAGGGAACGCAATGTCAACCAATTCTATGATGTCTGGCACGTAGAGAAAG GAATTTCAAAGCAGCTGGAAAAAGTGTGCAAGTTGAAGGGTTGTGAGAAAATACGTAAATGGTTGCATAGTATTAAAAACCACATCTATTGGACTGCTGCATCATCAAGCAGTGGACCTGAAAGAGTGGCTAAATGGATGTCTATGCTAAACCATATCCAAAATAAGCACACACATGAAGACAGCAATTTTCCAGCATGTCTACATGGAACAAGGAGAAGTCGAGACACAAAAAAGTGGCTAGTTGCTG GAACACTGCCATATTTAAAGTTGGAGAAAGTTCTCTCCAACAAGAGAATTGTGAAGGATGTTGCCAAGCTAAGTCCGCACTTCCAGACTTCTTCTATCGAGGTTTTCCACAGTGTAATACTACGGTTTACACCAAAAAATGTGGTTTTTCCATTTCTGGGAATGTTGTGCAG ACTATACCTGGCTGCACTACATTACAATGAGAATGCCGGGCGTCCTCAAGCCACAACAGCAGCTGGTCAACCGGTGTTCAAAGTGACCTTTCCAAAGGCCAAGAAGGGAGAATACCGGGTCAGAGAAGTTAAGACACAAACAACATTCA GGTATGTGGATGACCTGCTGGACCTCATATTTGATAAAGTCTTTGTGGATCCTGCACCATATGTGGATGATGTTTTGAGGATACCAATACCACCAGCATTGTGTGCAGAGTATGACCGACCAGAGAAGGAGGAGGCCATCTCTAGTAGGGTATCTCGGTTTAATCAATAG
- the LOC125245020 gene encoding membrane-spanning 4-domains subfamily A member 4A-like, with protein sequence MSQTAVPVNSSTLVIQFQPPTQTTAAGTGTNAPVPVYVQQPAGVSPFHRIQAFLKGQPKALGTVQIMIGLLTLLLGIVSSLHPDSIFVYSCIPYWGSLIYIIAGSLSIAAENKMNSPSSLCLVKGSLGMNIFSTLIAGNSFIIISVDFATGPLNNYCDNYHDCYDNDGKYKTLFFGISSVSLIFALLEFIISICLSAFACKVACCCSPQVPFVPQVITQQHEISVVSNPSTHHLPAEVPPQYTEFK encoded by the exons ATGTCTCAAACTGCTGTACCCGTGAACTCTTCGACGCTTGTCATCCAATTTCAACCACCAACACAAACAACAGCAGCTGGAACTGGGACAAATGCTCCTGTGCCTGTTTATGTACAACAGCCAGCCGGAGTTTCACCTTTTCATAGAATTCAGGCATTTCTGAAAGGCCAACCAAAAGCTCTTGGG ACTGTCCAGATAATGATTGGTCTGTTGACTCTCCTGTTGGGAATCGTGTCTTCACTTCATCCAGATTCCATCTTTGTCTATAGTTGTATTCCTTACTGGGGATCTCTCATC TACATTATCGCAGGCTCACTCTCCATTGCTgcagaaaacaaaatgaattcaCCCTCCAGTTTATGTTTG GTGAAAGGTTCACTTGGAATGAACATTTTCAGTACTTTAATTGCAGGCAATTCCTTTATCATAATTTCAGTGGATTTTGCTACAGGGCCATTGAACAATTACTGCGACAATTATCATGATTGTTATGATAATGATGGAAAGTATAAG ACTCTCTTCTTTGGAATCAGTAGTGTATCACTGATATTCGCCCTCCTTGAGTTTATCATCTCCATCTGTCTGTCAGCATTTGCCTGTAAAGTCGCCTGCTGCTGTTCTCCACAG GTTCCGTTTGTTCCACAAGTTATAACTCAACAGCATGAG ATATCTGTGGTCAGCAACCCTTCAACGCATCACCTTCCTGCTGAAGTTCCTCCACAATACACtgaatttaaataa